In Bacillus weihaiensis, the genomic stretch ATTACGTACACTTAGAAAGAACTCTCGAAATGGAGAAAGGATGTTTTACATGGATTTAGATTTTCTAGAAAATATTGATTGGTCTCAATTAGCGACCGATGCAGGACTTATTATTTTACAGCTAATAGGCATTTTTATAGCTTTCCTTATTGTAAAAGCTATTGCAAACAAAATTATTAAAAGAATGTTTGAACGTCTTCAACAACGTGAAAATGTTACAGCTGGACGCGCATTAACTCTTCAAAGTCTTACCCTTAATATTGTTTCGTATGTCCTAGCTTTTATCTTTATCGTCATGATTTTTGAGATATTTGATTACAGTGTATCTGGACTTATAGCCGGTGCCGGTGTCGTTGGACTTGCAATTGGATTTGGTGCTCAAGGATTAGTCAGTGATGTCGTTACTGGATTCTTTTTACTTCTTGAAAAGCAAATTGATGTTGAGGATTATGTAACAGTGGCTGGGTTTAATGGAATTGTGGAACAAGTAGGGTTACGTACAACTCAAATTCGTGGCTTCGATGGAACCCTACACTATGTTCCTAATCGGGAGATCACGAATGTTAGTAACCATTCTCGTGGAAATATGAGAGCATTAGTTGATATCGGAATTTCATATGATGACAATATTGATCAGGCAATTGCTGTATTGCAAGATGCTTG encodes the following:
- a CDS encoding mechanosensitive ion channel family protein; protein product: MDLDFLENIDWSQLATDAGLIILQLIGIFIAFLIVKAIANKIIKRMFERLQQRENVTAGRALTLQSLTLNIVSYVLAFIFIVMIFEIFDYSVSGLIAGAGVVGLAIGFGAQGLVSDVVTGFFLLLEKQIDVEDYVTVAGFNGIVEQVGLRTTQIRGFDGTLHYVPNREITNVSNHSRGNMRALVDIGISYDDNIDQAIAVLQDACTKLAAKEPSIIEGPDVVGVQALGASDVVIRVIAKTENMQQWAVERKLRQSMKEALDANGIEIPFPHQVYVEKKSQQ